TAGCTTCTGATATTGTAAAAATCACACCAGTACCCACCCACGTGTTTTAAAGAAGAACAATATTGCCTAATAAAGTCATGGCAAAGATCTGGCCCCATgaattgtttattttaattttgaatgcaCTCTGTTGCTCCAAGTAATACTCATAATTTCACAGATACCATATAGAGAAACAAGCatagaaaaaataaagaagaatgCTAGACTTTTATGTCCTCCAAGAATATCTGACTTCATACCTTTCTAAGAATTCATCCTCTGAGCTTTCCTTTACCAATGTGGGCTCAACTGTAGAATGAGGTTGTGAACTTACAGGTTCACCAACCATGCGGGGGTTGAATATAAATGATGACAACAATGGATCAGGTTCTGTATTGGAGGATGAGACCATTCGAGATGGCCCTCCAAGAAAGGATGGTAGATTTCCTTCACGCAGCTCTTTTCTCAATATTGAAAATGTCGAATTAGATCCAACCTTACGGAACCTTCTCTTGCGCTGTACGTAACCCTCAGTTAAGGAAAATTTTTCAGCTCATCAACACACCCACACAATCAACATTCATTAAACAGCGGCAAATGGAGCCAGAAGCTTGACagcatttgaaaaaataaaactcctCACCAAACTTTTAAGAAAAGGGATTTAAAGAAAGCAAATATGCAGGACACACTCACCTGTATACTGTCTTTCAAGTTGGCAGATTATTAGATTGTCATGGATATTGAACACAAAATACGAGTTGCAGTAACAAGCAAATATGACAAAACTTTATATGTACTCTATTCCTGGGATTCACAAACACTAGAAATGCCTAAGAACCTAAAGCAATCCTAATGGAACAAACCTGGCCACAATACATCATTCAGCCCCCAGAGATGCACAATGATTAACTCTTCAAAGAAATCAGAACAAGCCTCATAGATGCACGGCGCAAATCCACTCGGCATTTGCCAACCATTTCCTTTAGATCTAGGGCACATTTTGACTATCTAGCACCTAAGAATTATATTCACCTAACCTCAGGATTTTGGTAGTCAGTCAGAAAGCAAAATATCTCATCCAGAAAAGCAACGGTCAATGCACACACAAAAtagatgtgaaattatatcatgTGTCCATGCATGCATAACAAGCAACCTACAAATCAAACTAGATCCTAATGAAACCAAAACACTCCAAAGGCTAAACACAATCACAGCCAGCTTGATTCTGAAaggatattttaaaaaagtttccATGTTGCGTGGTAATATGCCCAACCATATCCATCCCCACTCTTCTTGCACAGACAGGGCATacctgaaaagacaaacaaaatAAGCAATATTAGTGCTGAGAGCAAACAGATTACTCAAGTAACTTTAAAAAAGGCAAGCACCCAAATAAACAAACCCTTCAGCAATGGTGGTTATACTACTAGATATTGATTTGGAAAGGCCAATTATGTTATTGGTGCAATGTTATTCttgttttcaatttaaaatttctaaatgcAAATGATTTGTTGAATGGTTTGTCGCTGTGTGGATGACCAAGGTAATTCATTTAGTCAGAGTTCATAGAGTACTACAGAATTATTTATTGTATgcaaagattttattttttcaagCCAGCAAGCAATAAGCCAACCGAAGCACCTATGAGCAATGCAGGTCATTAAAACAGCTACGAGGTATTCTATGCAACCCGACCACAAAAGAGCAAATAATCCTACACAGCACTCAATACATGTAAACTAATAGAGACACATTCATGCAACCTCTCTATGTAGATGCGCAGCAAATTAAAAACATCCCCTTTTACACGCTTCACCAAAATGAAAAACCCAATAAGCACACAATAAAACGCAAAAATAATGGAATTAAACATAAGAAAATGGACTGAATTTGATAAAAGAGAACTGCTCCAAAACATCCTAGATTCCCGCAAGGACATAAAAAACAATAAGCAAATCAAAACATCTAAAAGTGCTGAGAAGTGAAAATAGCAGTAAATTTGCAGTACGATGTTCTCAGCTTCAACTACATTCCCACTCAGGATTACCATATAACAAGAAAAATACAACAGCTCAAGGTGATGACAAAtaaaagaacaataataaaatCATGAAGTACCCCATTCCTGGCTTCAACCGGATGCTCTTCATCGATGTGGCAGCACAGGCCGACGATATCGAAGTCCTCGGCACAGAACGGGCAGAGATACTCCGGCCGCGACTCTTCGTCTCCATCGAAGAATTCTTCCACTCCCAGGAACGGATCTGCAAATCAAAGCTCAAACAAACACAACGATCAAAACCCAAATTACCGCAAATGAAGCACTAAGAAACAGAGACTCAAGAAATCGAAGCTCAAACTGACCGGATCGAGGCTGGTGGCGCCTTGTAGCGGTCGAGAGACGAGCACTCCACGAGTCACCGGCGGCAGCGTCCATGAATTAAATGATTAATTCTCTGTTTTGATTTGGAAACTCACGAATTGAGCTGCAGAATTGAACTTAGATACAGATACTGAGAATCTTACAACAACTTCATACAAAATTAGTAGGTACAAACAAAACCCTAGGAAAGATGGAAGAGGAAAGgtgctgaagaagaagaagaagagaaagaaagaagaggaacTCTCCACCCACCTTCGCGGAAGAAGGCAGCAGCCCAGAATATTTATAGTCGGAGCTTTATGGAAATGGGCGCGAGACCGCGTTGAATAACGGAAATGCCACTAACAACCTGACTGCTAGTGACTTGTGACTAGTTTGGGCcctgtaatttatttattttatttattgtgagGGGAAATAAAGAGGAGCGATTGCATCACGGGACGGTGACCTAATTGACCCTCCCGCGTGGATTGGACGGTGATGGTGCAGACACGTGGCATCTCGCGTCACCTTGTCACTCTTCCAACAAGACGGGTCAAGTCGGCAATGACTCCGCTCGCAGCAAGATGGGTTCAAATATGCCTCTtggtttagattttaagttataaaGATATGAACGGTAagtaaaattttatgaattttttaaaagaatttactgtttaaaattttaatcgtAATAAAATTTTAGGTAAATATTTACATTTATTCGTCACCTTGTCTTTTTCTAATAAAACGAATTTCAAATAAATCTGGGCAgtgcaaattttaaaaattaaaaattaaattaaatagaatttcATTTAATTTGAAttcaatatttgaaatatatgctttcaaatactacacaaataaatatgtatatatgttgaattgagttaaagaatttaaataaatattatttaagagCTAGGGTAAATtcattatattaatatattcaagatttgaaatatatgctttcaaatactatccaaataaatatgtatatatatgttgaattgaGTTAAAGAATTTAAATAAAGATTATTTAAGAACTAGGGTAAATtcattatattaatatattttaataaatgtaATTGCAATCGATaaacaatttattatttttctttcaaagTACTTTTAATTTTAAGTATTAAAGATTCTCAAGATTATAATATAATGACATTTGATTATTCAATTATgttaataaaatgaaatttttattaattcgtttaatgaatattttaattatgttataaTTAACTATTTAATTGATATTTATGTTACTTGacatttcatttttttctaattaacaTACTAGTGCACTTTAAAAATTGTATAATTAAcacattaattaaaatttttaatgaaaatttcaaatattaattttttgtaaaattgaCATTAATTATACATTGAAAAATTAATGCAATAACAATTCAATAATTAAAGTAATTAATAATACTGTTAATTGAGAATAACATAGTAATTAAACATAAAAGTTTAATATTCTCTCGTTAACTTTGTTGTGGCGATTAACAGTGTCATGTGTTTACATTTTGAATTAATAAGATGTAATTATTTGATAAGGAGGATGAGAGGCATTCGAGTCAATGGAGGAGGTGATGGACGCAAGAAGAATGGAGAAGGACAAAGAAGATTAAAACTTCTATACTGCGAAAAAGTTGTCTGTTGCCTAAAAACCTCTCAAGCccatcccttacttaggcattggagaGGTCCCCCGAGTACACCCTAGGTCCTCCAAACCACTTTTATTTGTCTCTTTTCAAGTGGTTGTGATCAAGGATCGATTTGTGAAAATTGTTCAATTTTCGGCTACAACAGTGTTAAACGTTACGAGTTTGTCATCCCTTCTTTACAATGATAAGTATTTATAAGGATCAAGAAATAGTTCCATATTATCTATCAAAAAAGTACTTAAATTTATTCGAAAAAAATAATGATTCTGAAATGGTAATCATGAaacaaatatttatttagttGCAAGCCAAATAATACTAATCAACATAAGTACTCGTTTTAAGTACTTTTTTACTTAAATCATTTTTTTAGAAAGACATTCCAAACAGAGGCTTAGACTTGGTCTTATCCATCTAGGTTTGGGCTGGTCTGAAAATAtgtaaattataattatttaactcATACTATACATGAATTAGTGTATCCTTTGGAcattggttgttttttttttatcacacTCCAAACATGccttcaatttttattaaattattttatacaaTGGTTGAGATGAGTAGGGTTAAGACTCTAATTTCTATCCATTTCAATTAAATTGATTTGAGAAAAGATCCAACTAGAAGTCTGGCTATATTAGATGTGAACAAACACAAAATTCCGcttatatttggtaaaaaaaaaaaaattgagggtaTAAGTTTTTAAgagtgagcataattcggttaaaatcgAATTAACCGAGTAAATTCGGttggtttggtttttattttcgttgaattttgatttttgattttcaattcaatttttgggttcggttaatttggttaaccaaattaatcaaatattataaacTAAtactaaataattatatatatattataatattttatatattatatacatatactaaaattttatttattttttatatattatatgtattaaaattttatatatcttatttatattttatatatattaaaactctatatatatatatatatatatatatatatatatatatatatagtaaatcgATTAAAATTGGTTAACTGATTTAAGCAAAATTCGATTCAGTTAGTTTTGAGTTCAGTCAAATAGGGAATTTCAGTTAGTTTGGTTAATTagattttttaaccaaaattttttgattaattcagttaattaaccgaattcgACGAACTGACCGAATGCTCACCCCTATCACTACTATATCTACATAAACTCATTCGACTTGAAAGTAAGTTTGGCAAACTCAATTGAAAGAACTATGTTATATTTGAAAGCATGGATTTTGAatagatttagataaattt
This genomic stretch from Malania oleifera isolate guangnan ecotype guangnan chromosome 3, ASM2987363v1, whole genome shotgun sequence harbors:
- the LOC131150763 gene encoding protein DEHYDRATION-INDUCED 19 homolog 4-like, yielding MDAAAGDSWSARLSTATRRHQPRSDPFLGVEEFFDGDEESRPEYLCPFCAEDFDIVGLCCHIDEEHPVEARNGVCPVCARRVGMDMVGHITTQHGNFFKVQRKRRFRKVGSNSTFSILRKELREGNLPSFLGGPSRMVSSSNTEPDPLLSSFIFNPRMVGEPVSSQPHSTVEPTLVKESSEDEFLERKGQQGVVTDKEQEEKARRCEFVGGLMLSTILDDGL